In Blautia wexlerae DSM 19850, a single window of DNA contains:
- a CDS encoding DUF6783 domain-containing protein, translated as MHAPLCDIFCPNSVVVAHEFWQVKII; from the coding sequence CTGCACGCCCCACTTTGCGATATATTTTGTCCGAATTCGGTTGTCGTAGCCCATGAATTTTGGCAAGTAAAGATTATCTGA
- a CDS encoding DUF6783 domain-containing protein, with the protein MAKWGVQIAGMIFQTRSNVSTC; encoded by the coding sequence ATCGCAAAGTGGGGCGTGCAGATTGCGGGAATGATTTTTCAGACACGCTCTAATGTGTCGACATGTTAA
- the ttdB gene encoding L(+)-tartrate dehydratase subunit beta: protein MIEIRGDKKVLITPISEEDLADIKIGDIVWLDGELMTCRDVAHRRLVEYGRELPYDIKDKAIFHAGPIVRKIEGTEDDYEMVSVGPTTSMRMEKFEYEFTKLTGVRVIVGKGGMGPNTERACKEFGAIHCVFPAGCAVVAATEVEKIVEHHWDELGMPETLWCNKVKEFGPLIVSIDAQGRNLFEENKVIFNERKEAAKQAIYPEVKFIK from the coding sequence ATGATCGAAATCAGAGGAGATAAAAAAGTTCTTATTACACCAATCAGTGAAGAAGACCTGGCTGACATCAAAATCGGTGATATTGTATGGCTGGACGGAGAGCTGATGACCTGCCGTGATGTGGCACATCGCCGTCTGGTTGAGTATGGAAGAGAACTTCCATATGATATCAAGGACAAAGCAATTTTCCACGCTGGCCCAATCGTTCGTAAAATTGAGGGAACAGAAGATGACTATGAAATGGTTTCCGTTGGACCGACAACCTCCATGCGTATGGAGAAATTTGAGTATGAATTTACTAAGCTTACAGGTGTAAGAGTAATCGTTGGAAAAGGCGGAATGGGACCGAATACAGAGCGTGCATGCAAAGAATTTGGTGCGATCCACTGTGTATTCCCGGCTGGCTGTGCAGTAGTAGCTGCAACAGAGGTTGAGAAGATCGTAGAACATCACTGGGATGAGCTTGGAATGCCTGAGACCTTATGGTGCAACAAGGTAAAAGAATTTGGTCCGCTGATCGTATCTATCGATGCACAGGGGCGCAACCTGTTTGAAGAAAACAAGGTTATCTTCAATGAGAGAAAAGAAGCTGCTAAGCAGGCTATTTATCCGGAAGTTAAGTTTATTAAATAA
- the ttdA gene encoding L(+)-tartrate dehydratase subunit alpha: MTKENGVKVLTDMVADFVAHIGKKLPDDVVTKLEELGSQESAALPKVLYETMTKNQGLAVELNRPSCQDTGVLQFWLKCGTNFPYINELEALLKEAVVQATFAAPLRHNSVETFDEYNTKKNVGKGTPTVWWDIVPNSDKCEIYAYMAGGGCTLPGKAMVLMPGAGYEGVTDFVLDQMTTYGLNACPPLLVGVGVGTSVETAALNSKKALMRPIGSHNDNANAAKMERLLEDGINAIGLGPQGMGGKYSVMGVNIENTARHPSTIGVAVNVGCWSHRRGHLTVNSDLTVTCDTHSTWKFNA; the protein is encoded by the coding sequence ATGACTAAGGAAAATGGAGTTAAAGTATTAACAGACATGGTAGCAGATTTTGTTGCCCACATTGGAAAAAAATTACCGGACGACGTAGTAACAAAACTGGAAGAGCTTGGTTCTCAGGAAAGCGCAGCACTTCCAAAAGTACTTTATGAGACAATGACTAAGAACCAGGGACTGGCTGTAGAGCTGAACCGCCCAAGCTGCCAGGACACAGGAGTTCTTCAGTTCTGGCTGAAATGCGGAACTAATTTCCCGTACATCAACGAGCTGGAAGCCCTTTTGAAAGAAGCTGTTGTACAGGCTACTTTTGCAGCACCATTAAGACATAACTCTGTAGAAACTTTTGACGAGTACAACACCAAGAAAAACGTTGGAAAAGGAACTCCGACTGTATGGTGGGACATCGTTCCAAACAGTGATAAATGTGAGATTTACGCATACATGGCAGGAGGCGGATGTACTCTTCCGGGAAAAGCAATGGTACTTATGCCAGGTGCAGGATATGAAGGCGTTACCGATTTTGTTCTTGATCAGATGACAACTTACGGACTGAATGCTTGTCCTCCGCTTCTTGTGGGTGTAGGTGTAGGAACATCTGTAGAGACAGCAGCCCTCAACTCCAAGAAAGCACTTATGCGTCCGATCGGTTCTCACAATGACAATGCAAATGCAGCAAAAATGGAGAGGCTTCTGGAAGACGGAATCAATGCAATCGGCCTTGGACCGCAGGGAATGGGCGGAAAATATTCTGTAATGGGTGTTAATATCGAGAATACAGCCCGTCATCCGTCTACAATCGGTGTAGCAGTAAATGTAGGCTGCTGGTCACACCGCCGTGGTCACCTGACCGTAAATTCTGACCTTACAGTAACCTGTGATACACATTCCACATGGAAATTCAACGCATAA
- a CDS encoding SLC13 family permease, translated as MSQQTITLLFLVFTIISFILEKIPLGLTASICAIGLTLTGVVDVSTTFSQYVNSNVILCVGMFVVGQALFETGMANKIGGLVTRFARTERTLIIAIMVIVGVMSGFLSNTGTAAVLIPVVCGIADESGYSRSRLLMPLVFAAALGGNLSIIGAPGNLMGVNALQEMGLSTSFFMYAPVGVPMLLVGIIYFVFIGYRFLPDGKGAVGATVEKQKDFSDVPKWKQTVSLVVLILVILAMIFEKQIGVSIEISACIGAIILVLVGVLSEKEALASIDLKVVFLFGGSLTLAKALDTTGAGELIADKIVGLLGADPNPIVLLLVIFIVTCALTNFMSNTATTALMIPIAVSLANNLGADPRAVVIATVIAGSCAYATPIGMPANTMVVGLGGYKFKDYVKSGLPLILVSFVICMILLPVLFPFYP; from the coding sequence ATGTCTCAACAAACAATCACACTGTTATTTCTTGTGTTTACGATCATTAGTTTCATCCTCGAAAAGATACCACTTGGGCTTACAGCTTCGATCTGTGCAATCGGATTGACACTCACCGGAGTAGTGGATGTATCTACAACGTTTTCACAGTATGTAAACAGTAACGTAATCCTTTGTGTTGGCATGTTTGTAGTAGGCCAGGCACTATTTGAAACAGGAATGGCAAATAAAATCGGAGGTCTGGTCACCAGATTTGCCAGAACAGAAAGAACATTGATTATTGCAATCATGGTAATCGTAGGTGTGATGTCCGGATTCTTATCAAACACAGGTACAGCAGCAGTGCTGATCCCTGTAGTCTGTGGAATCGCTGATGAATCCGGCTATTCAAGAAGCCGCCTTTTGATGCCACTGGTATTTGCAGCAGCGCTTGGCGGGAATCTTTCCATCATCGGTGCACCCGGAAACCTGATGGGTGTAAACGCACTTCAGGAAATGGGGCTTTCCACAAGCTTTTTCATGTATGCACCGGTGGGAGTCCCGATGCTTCTGGTAGGAATTATCTACTTCGTTTTCATTGGATACAGATTTCTTCCGGATGGAAAAGGGGCTGTAGGGGCAACTGTTGAAAAACAGAAAGATTTCAGTGATGTACCGAAATGGAAACAGACTGTTTCACTGGTAGTTCTGATACTTGTGATTCTTGCAATGATTTTTGAGAAACAGATCGGAGTCAGCATTGAGATTTCTGCATGCATCGGAGCAATCATTCTGGTGCTGGTTGGAGTTCTTTCAGAAAAAGAAGCACTGGCTTCCATTGATCTGAAAGTAGTATTCCTTTTTGGAGGATCTCTTACACTTGCCAAAGCCCTGGACACAACAGGTGCCGGTGAACTGATAGCAGATAAGATCGTAGGACTTCTGGGTGCAGACCCGAACCCGATTGTGCTTCTTCTGGTAATATTCATTGTAACCTGTGCACTGACAAACTTCATGTCAAACACGGCCACAACCGCACTGATGATCCCAATTGCAGTTTCTCTGGCAAACAACCTTGGTGCGGATCCGAGAGCTGTTGTTATCGCAACTGTTATCGCAGGCTCCTGTGCATATGCAACACCGATTGGAATGCCTGCAAATACTATGGTAGTAGGACTTGGAGGATATAAATTCAAGGATTACGTGAAATCAGGTTTACCGTTGATTCTGGTATCCTTCGTGATCTGTATGATCCTTTTGCCTGTTCTGTTCCCGTTCTATCCGTGA